One window of Grus americana isolate bGruAme1 chromosome 18, bGruAme1.mat, whole genome shotgun sequence genomic DNA carries:
- the GSG1L2 gene encoding germ cell-specific gene 1-like protein 2 produces the protein MPASDPAADRRQRASVAFSLSFLSLACSITAFGSSYWCEGTRKVAKPFCTGQSKGDHCIRFNSPDGNNSNAVQYIWETGDDKFIDRKFHAGIWYSCEEIINEEGEKCRSFISLTPAADRGVLWLSIVAELLYIILLLIGAILMSVEMCYYSTVIDGLKINAFSAVVTVLAGLLGMVAHMMYTTVFQMTVNLGPEDWRPHTWDYGWSYCLAWASFACCMAAAVTTINKYTKTILEFKHKRKMLERSLKIKYKFPDHTAPEKACNVYVNSFHNSTEDPAHPIKGLRHLATISVL, from the exons ATGCCAGCTTCAGACCCAGCTGCAGACAGACGACAGAGAGCCTCAGTGGCATTTTCtctcagttttctctctttagCCTGCTCTATTACAGCATTTGGTAGCAGCTACTGGTGTGAAGGGACAAGAAAAGTTGCCAAACCTTTCTGTACAGGACAGAGCAAAGGGGATCACTGCATCCGCTTTAATAGCCCTGATGGCAACAACAGCAATGCTGTGCAGTATATTTGGGAGACAGGAGATGACAAGTTCATTGACAGAAAGTTTCATGCTGGGATTTGGTATTCCTGTGAAGAAATTATAAATGAAGAAG gtgagAAATGTAGAAGCTTCATCAGTCTGACTCCAGCTGCTGATCGAG ggGTTTTATGGCTGTCTATTGTAGCAGAGCTTCTGTACATCATTTTGCTTCTGATTGGAGCCATTCTTATGTCAGTAGAAATGTGCTACTACAGTACTGTCATTGATGGGCTAAAGATCAACGCCTTTTCTGCAGTAGTCACCGTATTAGCAG GTCTTCTGGGCATGGTTGCTCACATGATGTACACGACTGTATTTCAAATGACTGTAAATCTTGGTCCTGAAGACTGGAGACCTCACACATGGGATTATGGCTGGTCCTATTG CCTCGCATGGGCTTCCTTCGCTTGCTGTATGGCTGCAGCTGTCACCACTATTAACAAATATACAAAAACTATTTTGGAATTCAAGCACAAACGAAAAATGCTGGAAAGGAGTTTAAAGATTAAATACAAGTTTCCTGATCATACAGCTCCAGAGAAAGCTTGCAATGTGTATGTGAACTCTTTTCACAACAGTACAGAGGACCCTGCACACCCAATAAAAGGCTTGCGTCACCTGGCCACTATTTCAGTTCTGTAA